The following proteins come from a genomic window of Lolium rigidum isolate FL_2022 chromosome 5, APGP_CSIRO_Lrig_0.1, whole genome shotgun sequence:
- the LOC124656877 gene encoding zinc-finger homeodomain protein 9-like, which translates to MEAMDVNYTPATFPNGSVQRVRHASVGVAVVSRYQECTRNHAALIGGHAVDGCRRFLPSLQFNPADLASFKCVACGCHRNFHRQEMVEEEWPAQPQVALLPAPPMAASALQGPPQRGEETPGDRLPAVDGGDPKSDSDGLDYDDEGFVSPPQLLQAPPAHLTAPVAQQPPAYFSPSPQPPMLLCLNSSAPPPGAAQGQRLPVQVSPVTAPPAYVGAAPAKKRLRTKLSVEEKKRMQELSELLEWRLQKHGQDIVDEWCRDNGMSKGVFKVWMHKHNNKHNARRSASAATTPTAPAPAPGAQPPPSAPFIPFVTPSSPAVTDTATDFNIDGTAILRCHR; encoded by the coding sequence ATGGAGGCCATGGACGTCAACTACACTCCGGCTACGTTCCCCAACGGCTCCGTCCAGAGGGTGAGGCATGCGTCGGTCGGAGTGGCGGTGGTGTCCAGGTACCAGGAGTGCACCAGAAACCACGCGGCATTAATTGGCGGGCACGCCGTCGACGGCTGCAGGAGGTTCTTGCCGTCGCTGCAGTTCAACCCCGCCGACCTGGCCTCGTTCAAGTGCGTCGCCTGCGGCTGCCACCGCAACTTCCACCGCCAAGAGATGGTGGAGGAGGAGTGGCCGGCGCAGCCCCAGGTGGCGCTACTGCCGGCGCCACCCATGGCGGCCAGCGCGCTGCAAGGCCCGCCGCAGCGCGGGGAGGAGACGCCCGGGGACCGGCTGCCCGCGGTCGACGGTGGCGACCCTAAGTCCGACTCCGACGGCTTGGATTACGACGACGAGGGGTTCGTCTCCCCGCCGCAGCTTCTGCAGGCTCCACCAGCGCACCTCACGGCGCCGGTGGCGCAGCAGCCTCCGGCGTACTTCTCCCCGTCGCCGCAGCCGCCCATGTTGCTCTGTCTGAACTCCAGCGCGCCGCCCCCCGGGGCGGCGCAGGGCCAGAGGCTCCCCGTCCAGGTCTCGCCCGTGACGGCACCGCCGGCCTACGTGGGGGCCGCACCGGCGAAGAAGCGGTTGCGCACCAAGCTCAGCGTGGAGGAGAAGAAGCGGATGCAGGAGCTGTCGGAGCTGCTCGAGTGGCGCCTGCAGAAGCACGGCCAGGACATCGTCGACGAATGGTGCCGCGACAACGGGATGAGCAAGGGCGTCTTCAAGGTGTGGATGCACAAGCACAACAACAAGCACAACGCCCGCCGcagcgcctccgccgccaccaccccgaccgcccccgcccccgcccccggcgCACAGCCACCGCCATCAGCACCCTTCATCCCCTTCGTCACCCCAAGCTCCCCCGCTGTCACCGAcaccgccaccgacttcaacattGACGGTACCGCCATCCTCCGCTGTCACCGCTAA